A single region of the Bacillus cereus genome encodes:
- a CDS encoding DMT family transporter: MQNKKWNSRIVCAHAFTILIWGTAFPGIRMGLEAYTPEHLTLLRLLIASLILLLFSFIYKLRLPDLKDIPVIFIFGALGFTIYHIALNYGEKNVNAGPASLIVSVTPILTAILASVFLNEKMKLNGWIGGVISLVGITFLSLNQGDSIQLNSGVFLILLAAFSESLFFVFQKSYLKKYGFLPFTIYTIWSGTVCMLIFLPGIYEEIVAAPIEITLSVIYLGVFPTVLPYIALAYITSYAGASEATSSLYLTPVTACFIAWVWLGEVPSFVSIIGGIITILGVVIAHLTFKKDNYKQIESEKVW; the protein is encoded by the coding sequence ATGCAGAATAAAAAATGGAATTCTCGTATTGTATGTGCTCATGCTTTTACAATTCTTATATGGGGGACAGCTTTTCCAGGAATTCGTATGGGCCTTGAAGCTTACACGCCTGAACACCTCACATTGCTACGATTATTAATAGCTTCTTTGATTCTTCTACTGTTTTCGTTTATATACAAATTACGTTTACCTGACTTAAAAGACATTCCAGTAATTTTTATATTTGGCGCTCTAGGATTTACTATTTATCATATTGCGCTGAACTACGGTGAAAAGAATGTAAATGCTGGACCTGCTAGTTTAATTGTATCTGTAACACCTATATTAACTGCAATTCTTGCTTCTGTTTTTTTAAATGAAAAAATGAAATTAAATGGGTGGATCGGTGGTGTAATTAGTTTAGTAGGAATTACTTTTTTATCATTAAATCAAGGAGATTCCATTCAATTGAATAGTGGGGTATTCCTAATATTATTAGCGGCATTTTCAGAAAGCCTATTTTTCGTTTTCCAAAAGTCGTACTTGAAAAAGTATGGTTTCTTGCCATTTACAATATATACAATTTGGTCTGGTACTGTATGTATGCTTATTTTTTTACCTGGGATTTATGAAGAAATCGTAGCAGCTCCTATAGAAATCACTTTGAGCGTTATATATTTAGGTGTGTTTCCGACAGTCCTTCCGTACATTGCATTAGCATATATTACATCCTATGCCGGTGCATCTGAGGCAACAAGCTCTCTATATTTAACACCAGTAACTGCATGCTTTATCGCTTGGGTATGGTTAGGTGAGGTGCCAAGCTTTGTTTCGATAATTGGAGGGATAATTACTATACTTGGAGTTGTGATTGCTCATTTAACATTTAAAAAAGATAATTATAAGCAAATCGAGAGCGAAAAAGTATGGTAA
- a CDS encoding PLP-dependent aminotransferase family protein, with amino-acid sequence MSTDKRPPKYRQIIDYMKEKIENGEWTIGSKIPSQRQLAKLFHVNRSTVITALEELMADGLIQGKIGAGTIVMNNTWSLLATNPPPDWSEYVKAGIHKPSKLMVREINEAEANKKFIHLSKGELAPHLFPLETMKFIMGNVCEELDYFGYEEQKGYFPLREAISNYVKSFGINTSPSSVLIVSGALQALQLISIGLLHRESTVLLEQPSYLYSLHVFQSANIHLSGIQMDHHGIFPNDLIRRINYSQKKNILYSIPCFQNPTGALMSKERRKEILKICEKEQLPIIEDDIYRELWIDELPPPPLKSMDKHGHVLYIGSLSKTLSPGLRIGWIIGPEPVIDRLSDIKMQTDYGSSSLSQRVAAEWLSKGFYEEHVANVRIHLKERRRMMLQALDKYCADIATWDIPSGGFFIWLTVVPNIPMKKLFSEALSKGVLLNPGRIYEEESDQCIRLSYGYASTEQIAQGIYILSNLIRKLMA; translated from the coding sequence ATGTCTACCGATAAAAGACCGCCAAAATATCGACAAATAATAGACTATATGAAAGAAAAAATTGAAAACGGAGAATGGACAATTGGAAGTAAGATTCCTAGTCAGCGGCAGTTAGCGAAATTATTTCATGTCAATCGTAGTACTGTAATAACTGCACTAGAAGAACTTATGGCAGATGGTTTAATTCAAGGGAAAATTGGGGCGGGAACAATTGTAATGAATAATACATGGTCATTATTAGCGACTAATCCCCCGCCTGATTGGAGTGAATATGTGAAAGCTGGTATTCATAAACCGAGTAAATTAATGGTTCGAGAAATTAATGAAGCAGAAGCAAATAAAAAATTCATTCATCTTAGTAAAGGAGAACTTGCACCTCATCTTTTCCCGTTAGAAACCATGAAATTCATTATGGGAAACGTATGTGAGGAGCTAGATTATTTCGGATACGAGGAACAAAAAGGATATTTCCCTTTACGTGAAGCGATAAGTAATTATGTAAAATCATTCGGAATAAATACATCTCCAAGTTCTGTATTAATAGTCTCTGGTGCATTGCAAGCATTACAATTAATATCAATTGGTCTCTTACATAGAGAATCAACTGTTTTACTTGAACAACCATCTTACTTATATTCGCTACATGTATTTCAATCGGCTAATATTCACCTTTCTGGAATACAGATGGATCATCATGGTATTTTTCCTAATGATTTGATAAGACGAATTAATTATAGTCAAAAGAAAAATATTTTATATTCGATTCCTTGTTTTCAAAATCCAACGGGTGCATTAATGTCCAAAGAGCGTCGAAAAGAAATACTAAAAATTTGCGAAAAAGAACAATTGCCTATCATTGAAGATGATATTTATCGTGAGTTATGGATTGATGAACTACCTCCACCTCCGTTAAAATCAATGGATAAACATGGACATGTATTATATATTGGTAGTCTCTCTAAAACGCTTAGTCCAGGACTTAGAATTGGTTGGATTATCGGACCAGAGCCAGTTATTGATAGATTATCAGACATAAAAATGCAAACAGACTATGGATCGAGTTCTTTATCTCAAAGAGTTGCTGCGGAATGGTTAAGTAAAGGCTTTTATGAAGAACACGTTGCGAACGTAAGGATCCACCTAAAAGAGCGCAGACGAATGATGTTACAAGCTTTAGACAAGTATTGTGCAGATATTGCTACATGGGATATCCCAAGTGGTGGATTTTTTATATGGCTAACGGTTGTACCTAACATTCCAATGAAAAAACTGTTTTCAGAGGCCTTATCAAAGGGAGTACTTTTAAACCCAGGACGTATTTATGAAGAAGAATCGGATCAGTGTATACGCTTATCGTATGGATATGCTTCCACTGAACAAATTGCTCAAGGTATTTATATATTAAGTAATTTGATTCGTAAGTTAATGGCATAA
- a CDS encoding DUF4269 domain-containing protein — MFTSITYLQSGNDKQQKVYEVINKLNIMEDLALYSPVLCGTIPIRIDTLHSDLDIVMEVHNYDFFEQEIRSLYGSYEEFEIKKKNIKNLLTIKVNFQFEGFEFELFAQPQPVRNQNAYKHMIVEHMLLMQHPHIREEVIELKEQGVKTEPAFAQVLKIDGDPYEELILLGQEMRLW, encoded by the coding sequence ATGTTTACATCTATCACATACTTACAATCTGGGAACGATAAACAACAAAAAGTTTACGAAGTTATTAATAAACTAAACATAATGGAGGATTTAGCTTTATATAGCCCTGTACTTTGCGGGACAATCCCTATTAGAATTGATACCCTTCATTCTGACTTAGACATTGTAATGGAAGTACATAATTATGATTTTTTTGAACAGGAAATTAGATCATTGTATGGCTCATACGAAGAATTTGAAATAAAAAAGAAAAACATTAAAAATCTCTTAACAATAAAGGTGAATTTTCAATTTGAAGGTTTTGAATTTGAATTATTTGCTCAACCGCAGCCAGTACGTAACCAAAATGCATATAAACATATGATAGTGGAGCACATGCTATTAATGCAGCACCCACACATTAGAGAAGAAGTAATTGAATTAAAAGAACAAGGCGTAAAAACAGAACCGGCTTTTGCACAAGTATTAAAAATTGACGGAGATCCTTATGAAGAACTTATTTTATTAGGACAGGAAATGAGATTGTGGTAA
- a CDS encoding DUF2306 domain-containing protein, translating into MSIFNVILTIHILFGTICLITGIVAMLAQKKKGKHTEWGEIYHASYVVITITAIILSILNWDKIAYLFYVAIISYSFAIYGYLARKQRWKNWLGHHIRGMLGSYIGAVTALLVNIGMYIPIINLLPPICFWFLPTLIGIPLVSSVSKRYKKQR; encoded by the coding sequence ATGAGCATTTTTAACGTGATTTTAACCATACACATTTTATTTGGAACAATATGCTTAATCACTGGTATCGTAGCGATGCTTGCTCAAAAAAAGAAAGGAAAGCATACAGAATGGGGCGAAATATATCATGCATCCTATGTTGTTATAACCATTACTGCAATTATATTGTCCATATTAAATTGGGATAAAATCGCATATTTATTTTATGTAGCAATTATCTCCTATTCATTTGCGATTTACGGATATCTCGCAAGAAAACAGCGATGGAAAAATTGGCTAGGACATCATATTAGAGGTATGTTAGGCTCATACATTGGTGCAGTGACCGCACTTTTAGTGAACATTGGGATGTATATTCCTATTATAAATTTACTACCACCAATATGTTTTTGGTTCTTACCTACCCTAATTGGCATTCCTCTTGTATCTAGTGTATCAAAAAGGTATAAAAAACAAAGGTAA
- a CDS encoding glycerophosphodiester phosphodiesterase — translation MKKISIITIICFFIVISTFVFQQVNEQKYTKAINQSNHIKNIAHRGASAYAPEHTLEAYQLGQQLKGDYIEIDLQMTKDGHLVAMHDETLNRTTNGSDFVKDHTLDEIKQLNAGSFFNKKYPKLAKKEFENAKVPTLEEIIETFGHNANYYIETKSPDEYPGMEENLLEIINLYQISDKVIIQSFSEESLRKIHSLNANIPLVQLLSYKKAVQLTDLEIKNYKTYCIGLGMNYKYIDAVYVKNIKKHGLEIHPFTVDNEKDMEKLLKWGVDGMFTNYPDRLHSISS, via the coding sequence ATGAAGAAAATATCTATAATTACAATCATCTGTTTCTTTATTGTAATTAGCACTTTTGTTTTTCAGCAAGTAAATGAACAAAAATATACAAAAGCCATTAATCAATCAAATCATATTAAAAATATTGCGCATAGAGGGGCTTCTGCATATGCACCGGAACATACATTAGAAGCGTATCAATTAGGACAGCAATTAAAAGGTGACTATATAGAAATAGATCTCCAAATGACAAAAGACGGACATTTAGTAGCTATGCATGATGAAACATTAAACCGTACAACAAACGGTTCTGATTTTGTAAAAGATCATACATTAGATGAAATAAAACAACTGAATGCAGGTTCTTTTTTCAATAAAAAGTATCCAAAGTTAGCAAAGAAAGAATTTGAAAATGCTAAAGTTCCAACACTAGAAGAAATTATTGAAACGTTTGGACATAATGCTAATTATTATATCGAAACAAAATCACCAGATGAATATCCTGGAATGGAAGAAAATTTATTAGAAATTATAAATCTCTATCAAATAAGTGATAAAGTTATTATCCAATCATTTAGTGAAGAAAGTCTACGAAAGATTCATAGTTTAAATGCCAATATACCGTTAGTACAATTATTATCATATAAAAAAGCAGTTCAATTAACAGATTTAGAAATAAAAAACTATAAAACATACTGCATTGGCCTAGGCATGAACTATAAGTATATTGATGCAGTCTATGTAAAAAACATAAAGAAACATGGCTTAGAAATTCATCCATTTACAGTAGATAATGAAAAAGATATGGAGAAGTTACTAAAATGGGGTGTAGACGGGATGTTTACTAATTATCCGGATCGTTTGCATTCAATATCGTCTTAA
- a CDS encoding GNAT family N-acetyltransferase, protein MNYKQLLIDNFTYKTSYIARQVHGMDVKETKDYITVDCGLPADTFNIITLLNSNVTEGIEKLYKEVECYNQKKFPMSVWFWDDKQEQTIKSELIKLGLKEAEQNIAMVADLRKIHPTIDIPVGFTIQNATSPEQIQQFGETLAALFGTSTEGTQVQAYYNQIASLDLWNSDAMKLYLGLYKGKVVSVGSLVCTEDSVGIYDIATKEDMRGKGFGSIMFNFLLQEAKQLKNNYCVLQASPDGKNIYKKSGFQAAGQITVFENRHLIE, encoded by the coding sequence ATGAATTATAAACAGTTACTAATAGATAATTTCACATATAAAACCTCATATATTGCGCGGCAGGTACATGGAATGGATGTAAAAGAAACGAAGGATTACATTACTGTCGACTGCGGATTACCTGCAGATACATTTAATATTATTACACTACTAAATAGTAATGTAACGGAAGGGATCGAGAAATTATATAAGGAGGTAGAATGCTATAATCAAAAAAAATTTCCAATGAGTGTTTGGTTTTGGGATGATAAGCAAGAACAGACTATAAAAAGCGAATTAATCAAACTTGGTTTAAAAGAAGCAGAACAGAATATCGCGATGGTAGCAGACTTAAGAAAAATTCATCCAACAATAGACATTCCAGTAGGTTTTACAATACAAAATGCAACATCGCCAGAACAAATACAACAATTTGGCGAAACGTTAGCAGCTTTATTCGGTACATCAACAGAAGGTACTCAAGTTCAAGCATACTATAATCAAATTGCTTCTTTAGATTTATGGAATAGTGATGCCATGAAACTATACTTAGGCCTTTATAAAGGGAAGGTAGTATCTGTTGGCTCTCTAGTTTGTACGGAAGATAGCGTTGGTATTTATGATATAGCGACTAAAGAAGATATGAGAGGAAAAGGATTTGGTTCTATTATGTTCAATTTCCTGCTGCAAGAAGCAAAACAACTAAAAAATAATTATTGCGTATTACAAGCTTCACCTGATGGAAAAAACATTTATAAAAAATCTGGCTTTCAAGCCGCAGGACAAATTACAGTTTTTGAAAATCGACATTTAATTGAATAA
- a CDS encoding methyltransferase family protein — protein sequence MYGINRPTIKEKNLILVAEIIYLIIAYYLLFITHAKSGVSLGLFIALIITALRLTAMMFIWLPRGIAWQEAIMNSIAFGIYYLGFPILMITSKQDPNLIVLVIGWVLFLGGSILNTVSELLRKPFKDNPANQGKLYTGGLFKYAIHINYLGDCLWVLGLALISNNIYSLLIPLGLFIVFVFDYIPKSDDYLQNKYGEQFTVYKQKTKKLIPFIW from the coding sequence ATGTATGGTATAAACCGGCCAACGATAAAAGAAAAAAACTTGATTTTAGTTGCTGAGATTATCTATTTAATCATCGCGTATTATTTACTTTTCATTACTCATGCCAAATCAGGCGTTTCACTAGGACTTTTTATTGCTTTAATTATTACAGCTTTACGATTAACAGCTATGATGTTTATTTGGTTACCTAGAGGGATTGCATGGCAAGAAGCAATTATGAACAGTATTGCTTTTGGGATTTATTATTTAGGTTTCCCCATTTTAATGATTACTAGTAAACAGGATCCCAACTTAATAGTGCTTGTTATAGGGTGGGTATTGTTTTTAGGAGGGAGTATATTAAACACAGTTTCAGAGTTACTTAGAAAACCTTTTAAAGACAATCCTGCAAATCAAGGTAAGCTATATACAGGCGGTTTATTTAAATATGCAATTCATATTAATTATCTTGGGGATTGCCTTTGGGTATTAGGCTTAGCGCTAATCTCTAACAATATTTATAGTTTGCTAATACCTCTAGGCCTATTCATAGTATTTGTTTTTGACTATATTCCCAAATCTGATGATTACTTACAGAATAAGTACGGAGAACAATTTACAGTATATAAACAGAAAACCAAAAAACTAATACCGTTTATTTGGTAA
- a CDS encoding MerR family transcriptional regulator has translation MLSIGEFSKISHLTMKTLRYYDEIGLLKPDFIDAKNGYRYYNISQLETALLITRLKTYLFSLEEIKDLLTNWENTEFLNSKMKVKQENLTQQITFYSSLLKKLTLDIQQLDEEESIMGYLNHIEINLVNHLTYNILSQRKQMNTADFLTHFNELFSKISFENLLPIAKPLAIFHSSEYVPENYDVEIAIPLAEATNKTKVFNPGLCAMATLIGSYEELPSIHTKLHVWVKGNNYKLNGAPFEVYKTNPYSTREEKNIIEVYFPIK, from the coding sequence ATGCTTTCAATTGGGGAGTTTTCAAAAATATCACATCTCACAATGAAGACGCTGCGCTACTATGATGAAATTGGACTTTTAAAGCCGGATTTCATAGACGCTAAAAATGGCTATCGCTACTATAATATTTCTCAATTAGAAACAGCTTTATTGATTACACGATTAAAAACCTATTTATTTTCACTGGAAGAGATTAAAGATCTTTTAACAAATTGGGAGAATACTGAGTTTCTTAACTCTAAAATGAAAGTCAAACAAGAAAATCTAACACAACAAATAACATTTTATTCTTCTTTATTAAAAAAGTTAACGCTTGATATTCAACAATTAGATGAAGAGGAAAGTATCATGGGTTACTTAAATCATATTGAGATTAATCTTGTAAATCACTTAACCTATAATATATTATCTCAGCGAAAACAAATGAATACCGCTGATTTTTTAACGCATTTTAATGAGTTGTTTAGTAAAATTTCATTTGAAAATTTATTACCTATTGCAAAACCACTTGCTATATTCCATAGTTCAGAATATGTACCTGAAAATTATGATGTAGAAATTGCGATTCCTCTTGCAGAGGCCACAAATAAAACAAAAGTGTTTAATCCCGGCCTTTGCGCAATGGCTACACTTATTGGATCTTACGAAGAATTGCCTTCTATTCATACAAAGCTACATGTTTGGGTTAAAGGAAATAACTATAAACTGAATGGCGCTCCGTTTGAAGTTTATAAAACGAATCCTTATAGCACACGGGAGGAGAAAAATATCATAGAAGTATATTTTCCCATAAAATGA
- a CDS encoding MFS transporter produces the protein MGSLRLHLENKKSNQELRNICLYSIAKTVSIFGSSIYSFALGLYVLQITGSALNFAISLILGSIPMIVMNPFAGVIADKVDKKKLVVCMDLLNGGLLIAVYIVSSNYGLNLFIIYATTFLMSVFTTFFSIGFEAAKPNIVSKERLMSINSISKIIDSVSLIIGPMLGGIVFAVFDIKTFIIINGISFILSSISILFIHFQLFEFNINEACSKRGINFITDIKEGFSYLIEKESLKNTFSILISLNFFLGFAVTVPLPYIINTVLNLSSKQFGIIQGTFPVGMIVGAIFVKKITDRFSYSYLLKKLSFMLAVFMIISGIPVLFKSFEVNDSVYVITYCVVMFFLGLIIALIDIPLIYFMQKEIPDKYRGRVLSIGLSLGKMMQPIALAISGILLNYIPAYTIPIVGGILYLILNKVSSNRLILEVHSKDYSA, from the coding sequence ATGGGGAGTTTACGATTACATTTAGAAAATAAAAAAAGCAATCAAGAACTAAGAAATATTTGCCTCTATTCAATTGCGAAAACAGTATCTATATTTGGTAGCTCTATTTATAGTTTCGCATTAGGATTATATGTTTTACAAATAACTGGGTCAGCGTTAAATTTCGCGATTTCGCTCATATTAGGATCTATTCCTATGATTGTTATGAATCCATTTGCCGGCGTAATCGCAGATAAGGTTGATAAAAAGAAACTGGTTGTTTGTATGGATCTACTAAATGGAGGCTTATTAATTGCTGTTTATATAGTAAGCAGCAATTACGGATTAAACTTATTCATTATTTATGCTACTACCTTTCTTATGTCGGTATTTACAACATTTTTTTCAATAGGATTTGAAGCTGCAAAACCAAATATCGTCTCTAAAGAGAGGCTTATGAGTATTAACTCTATAAGTAAAATTATCGATTCTGTATCTTTAATTATCGGTCCTATGTTAGGTGGCATCGTTTTTGCAGTCTTTGATATTAAAACTTTTATAATTATAAACGGTATTTCATTTATTCTTTCGAGCATATCAATACTATTTATTCATTTTCAACTGTTCGAGTTCAACATAAATGAGGCATGTTCAAAAAGAGGAATTAATTTTATTACAGATATAAAAGAGGGGTTTTCTTACTTAATTGAAAAGGAAAGTTTAAAGAATACGTTTAGTATTTTAATTTCACTTAATTTCTTCTTAGGATTTGCTGTAACTGTTCCATTACCATACATTATAAATACGGTTCTAAATCTAAGTTCCAAGCAATTTGGTATCATTCAAGGGACTTTTCCAGTAGGGATGATCGTTGGTGCAATTTTTGTAAAAAAGATAACTGATCGTTTTTCTTACTCTTATCTTTTGAAAAAGCTAAGTTTTATGTTGGCAGTTTTTATGATTATTTCAGGAATTCCAGTTTTATTCAAAAGTTTTGAAGTAAATGATTCTGTATACGTTATTACGTATTGTGTTGTTATGTTCTTTTTAGGGCTTATTATAGCGCTAATTGATATTCCTTTAATTTATTTCATGCAAAAAGAGATTCCGGATAAATATAGGGGAAGAGTGCTTAGTATTGGATTAAGTTTAGGGAAAATGATGCAGCCAATAGCACTCGCAATATCAGGTATATTATTAAACTATATTCCAGCCTATACTATTCCAATTGTAGGAGGAATCTTATATTTAATATTGAATAAGGTTTCTTCAAATCGTTTAATATTAGAAGTTCATTCGAAAGATTATAGTGCTTAG
- a CDS encoding methyltransferase domain-containing protein — MKIGKFGEKNNISIDTIRHYMDLGLIIPEKKGGHYFFDEYCQKDVELILEYKWLGFSLNEIKELFLYKNLGQSLDYENDTFYQSLFKVKYEKIEQEIKTLEERKDKLKEALNNLSIATETSNSILGIDLKVLHLFKCFKCNGNLILEDGIINKNQIVEGKLICNCGEEYAIISGILTAGKLFEAYERTSLEESISDYIHETDTTFLENIQRGGEWAKKKLIQLDLNNKILLDLGSGLGFFLRNVYEELPEDCLYIAVDRDLNKLLLLKDVIERINVKRNIVFICADFLNIPIQSYSVDIVIDQSGTSNYSFEHEEFLLHELNSLFKPDCYLLSSFILFNKFSINSQIAPRLRDNFTSTKVKGKIQNLQFQSIDERTSNYLDRGGKYEDFFVQGEEIYTYSFFGKRWG, encoded by the coding sequence ATGAAAATCGGAAAGTTTGGAGAAAAAAATAATATAAGCATAGATACAATTAGACATTATATGGATCTCGGACTAATTATTCCTGAAAAGAAGGGTGGCCACTATTTTTTTGATGAATATTGTCAAAAAGATGTAGAGCTTATATTAGAGTACAAATGGCTAGGTTTTAGCTTGAATGAAATTAAAGAACTTTTTCTTTATAAAAATTTAGGCCAATCCTTAGATTACGAAAATGATACTTTTTATCAATCTTTATTTAAAGTGAAATATGAAAAAATTGAACAAGAAATAAAAACTTTAGAGGAACGAAAAGACAAATTAAAGGAAGCGTTAAATAATTTATCAATAGCAACTGAAACTTCGAATTCGATTTTAGGGATAGATTTAAAAGTACTTCATTTATTTAAATGTTTTAAGTGTAACGGAAATTTAATTCTTGAAGATGGTATTATCAATAAGAACCAAATTGTTGAGGGAAAGTTAATTTGTAATTGTGGTGAGGAATACGCGATTATTTCCGGGATTTTAACAGCTGGAAAATTATTTGAGGCGTATGAAAGGACATCACTTGAAGAGTCTATTTCAGATTATATCCATGAAACTGATACCACCTTTTTGGAGAATATACAAAGAGGCGGCGAATGGGCAAAAAAGAAATTAATACAGCTAGATTTAAATAACAAGATATTACTTGATTTAGGATCGGGTCTGGGGTTCTTTTTACGAAATGTTTATGAAGAATTACCGGAAGATTGTTTATACATTGCTGTTGATCGAGATTTGAATAAACTTTTACTTTTAAAAGATGTAATTGAAAGAATAAATGTGAAAAGAAATATTGTATTTATCTGTGCCGATTTTCTAAACATACCTATTCAGAGTTATTCTGTTGATATTGTAATTGATCAATCAGGTACAAGTAATTATAGTTTTGAACATGAGGAGTTTTTATTGCACGAATTAAATTCCCTTTTTAAACCCGATTGTTATTTATTAAGTTCATTTATTTTATTTAATAAATTCAGCATAAATAGCCAAATTGCACCTAGACTCCGAGATAATTTTACATCTACAAAAGTTAAGGGGAAAATCCAAAATCTACAGTTTCAATCCATTGATGAAAGAACTTCAAATTATTTGGACCGAGGCGGAAAATACGAGGATTTCTTTGTTCAAGGAGAAGAAATTTATACATATTCGTTTTTCGGAAAAAGATGGGGTTAA
- a CDS encoding DegV family protein — protein MKRVAWITDSTTASFTTEGDNFVIPIEVIIDGVSYKDCEEGIHERLYEALNDGRTVTTSQPNIGEMVELFTKCKEEYEEGFAVAISGKVSGTYQNMKLAADMAGFPLTILDSETTSYPMDELMRKAKTLYNDGMTLQDIHKTLVDEKRRPFYVFPKSLKGLYASGRVKGVQFLLGSLLSVNLILEVKGGELLLEKKVRKIQKCREYIKNELEKELPKVLHMFYANDKDGAEEWISDIKQAFPEMDFKLYPLPISFAVHAGEGTIAISY, from the coding sequence ATGAAGCGTGTTGCTTGGATTACTGATAGTACAACTGCGAGTTTTACAACAGAAGGAGATAACTTTGTTATCCCAATTGAAGTTATTATCGATGGAGTGTCGTATAAAGATTGTGAAGAAGGAATTCATGAACGTCTTTATGAAGCGTTAAATGATGGAAGAACGGTTACTACTTCACAACCTAACATAGGGGAAATGGTAGAGTTATTTACGAAATGCAAAGAAGAATATGAAGAAGGCTTTGCAGTTGCTATTAGCGGAAAAGTAAGTGGGACCTATCAAAATATGAAGCTAGCTGCTGATATGGCAGGTTTCCCTTTAACTATATTAGATAGTGAAACGACAAGTTATCCAATGGATGAACTTATGAGAAAAGCTAAAACGTTATACAATGATGGTATGACTTTACAAGATATACACAAAACATTAGTAGATGAAAAAAGAAGACCTTTTTATGTATTTCCAAAGAGCTTAAAAGGTTTATATGCAAGTGGTCGTGTAAAGGGAGTTCAATTCTTACTTGGAAGTTTATTAAGTGTCAACTTAATCTTAGAAGTAAAAGGCGGAGAACTTTTACTTGAAAAGAAAGTGCGTAAAATTCAAAAATGTAGAGAATACATTAAAAATGAGCTTGAAAAAGAATTACCAAAAGTACTTCATATGTTCTATGCTAACGATAAAGATGGAGCTGAAGAATGGATTTCAGATATTAAACAAGCATTTCCTGAAATGGATTTCAAACTGTATCCATTACCAATTTCATTTGCTGTTCATGCAGGTGAAGGTACAATAGCAATTAGTTATTAA
- a CDS encoding DUF3189 family protein produces MIFIYTDFGGTHTTSLAAAYHLNKLPTDRKLTKEEILNVDYFNKLKTEDMGKIIFHGIDENGNPVYTIGCGASKVVVPAMKHLGEILQKHYQSHEKIIFSNTSPTVPLPMTFGGLFSRRFHIDFIGVPLLVWGAKICCDNIQRLVNYTKEAGRLTNDYVVILDNETFK; encoded by the coding sequence ATGATATTTATTTACACAGATTTCGGCGGAACACATACAACATCACTAGCTGCAGCGTATCATTTGAATAAATTACCAACTGATCGTAAGTTAACGAAAGAAGAAATTTTGAATGTAGATTATTTCAATAAATTAAAAACAGAAGATATGGGGAAAATTATTTTTCATGGAATAGACGAAAATGGTAATCCTGTTTATACGATTGGATGCGGCGCATCAAAAGTTGTTGTACCTGCGATGAAACATTTAGGAGAGATTCTACAAAAACATTATCAAAGTCATGAAAAGATTATTTTTTCTAATACATCACCAACAGTGCCTTTACCAATGACTTTCGGTGGTCTGTTTTCTAGAAGGTTCCACATTGACTTTATCGGAGTACCGTTACTTGTATGGGGAGCAAAAATTTGCTGTGATAACATACAAAGGCTTGTTAATTATACGAAAGAAGCTGGCCGATTGACGAATGATTATGTTGTAATTTTAGATAATGAAACTTTTAAATAA